In Engraulis encrasicolus isolate BLACKSEA-1 chromosome 2, IST_EnEncr_1.0, whole genome shotgun sequence, the sequence cgatcgtgcaatcgcagggtcgcaagaaaatcaaaacggtttgaaattctggtcgtggctcgtgcgtaaatcgcacagttaaagcagtgctacgacccgatttgacacttcacatgcacaaattaatagggccgtgcgattcgctgttgagcgcgacctcatctccacctcaggtgcgcatgttccctcctctgcagaccggggaaacatgcctgtcgcgtcgtacggtggaagcatttcgctcgcatccaactgtcggctcgtgtaattccagtgaaattccatcgtgcagtgtgagcagaagcttaagacccacgagtgaaaatatcgcacagtgtatgcccggctttagttagcaacaatgttgtcgcAAAACGCACCCCAGCTTTATTGGttacatgcatgtgagtgtggccAATAAcgctgactttaattctgaattgagaACAGGTAACTGGTGCCATGTGTGCTcacaggtaggaggaggaggatgagacaggaagagagagtttCGGTTTGAATGTGTTGCGTCAAAGTTTTCTGACGTCACACGAAAAAGGCCAATTgtgcaggcacgcagacagacagagagacctcTGCATCTCTACACATACATTAACCCAATTTCAATGCAGCCACAGTTTCCTGGGGGATGTCCAAGGACAATAAGCCTCACGAGTCCCCTCTGCTCCTCCCACCATACAGTATAgtacgcagggccggattaagacgatATGGGGCCTCTAGCctataggttgctgtaggcccccgcaGAAGACAAATTCtgcaataaaaaataaataagtggAAGACATCAGAAGTCCAAGCCAGGaatgagtattaacaagattgaaAACTCAGACTCACCAGCGGACCAATTGATAAattctgcatcttgtcacaattctacaattattgatttttgcccccactttgtccaatcaggggcccccctggcaggtgggggaccctatgctgcagccatatccagcctgtgcattaatccagccctgacaaTACGCAGTTCAATAGGGGATCTCCACGGTCTACAGTTCTCAGTAAGGATAAAGGAGCTGTCCAATAACACGCTTCCTGTGGCCGTGGCCGGCGTCCAATCAGACCTCTTCATCTGGTCCTGGATGAAGCAGATGTGGCCTGTGTTCACAGGAGCACCCCACAACACTCCCCATcaacaccacccccccacacaccccctcgACTCCCCAGCCCAACCTCCCCCCAGGGCTTACACATAATGAGCAGGCCGTGTTTATGTTTCCACGGTGACCTAAAACAAACCCAgaagttctctctctgtctcccccagcCTCTGTCCTGATCTGTGacgttaagagagagagacagagagagagagagagagagagagagagagagagagagagagagagagagagagagagagagagagagagagagagaaagggcagtgtgtctatgtacagtacatggagCCTGGGGAGTGGGGGTAAGGGGGACGAGCAGCAACAAAGAGACATCGCTGGTCATATTAAGCCATTGTGTCTGGTGGTGCCTGTCTGGGGTCTGCCAGCCTCTCCCAGGCGAGAGCCACTGGCAGTCGGAGTGGTCTGTCCTCTATTGTCTTATTCTTTCCCCCCGCTCCTATCTCTACTCTTTCCTTTCATTCTCCCTCCCTATCTGTCTTTCATGGCATCCCTTCCTTTCCCAGCCCCACCTTTCACCGTTTTTCTCGCTACAcactgactgactcacgtacGTTTCGGGGTCTTtcccttccttcctgccttctgtatgtctttctttctttctgtctgtctttctgtatcgCTTGTTCTTGTTGTTTCGTCTTTTGTTCTTTTAAATGTCAACTCAACATCTCTTGATTATCTTACCCACCTCCCATCATTTTGGTCCCTCAGATTTTGTCTTTCAGTATTTTTTATGTTTGCAGGTGCCTACATCTCCTCACGCGTGTCCGTGTTCTCCGCTCTttaatgttttttattgtttttgtttccaGGTGTGGAAACCTCCATTCCTCCTCGCATGTCCTCTCGCCACCTTTTTCAGTGTTTTTGGTAGATGTACACCTCgatccatccatctcttcctccgcctccttttaaaaaaaaatgtttcttgcAGGTGTACACCTTTACCTCTCCAGGTATgtccacctccaccatctcctcctctctcagtcAGTGTTTCTTACAGGTGCACACCTCCTTACCCCTGCTCctctcaccaccaccccctctctcgcAGTGTTTTTTTTGAATGTGTACTCCTTTCTCCTgatgcctcctccacctcctctctcagtGTTTCTCGTAGGGGTGTTCaaatactcctcctcctccctttcctcctcctccgtcagTGTTTCTTGCAGGTGTACACCTCCTCCTCCCGCAGGCAGGTCTGGCACTCCACATGGCAGCACCAGCGCACCTGGCAGTGGCAGGAGAGGGTGGTGAGCCTTAGCGCCGTGTTGTAGCCACGCCCACAGCACAGGCTGCTGCAGCTGGTGTCCTTGGCGCAGGGTCGGCCCGCCGTACCCGGCGAGTAGCGCGACGGCCGGCAGAAGCTGGGCGACTCCTCCAGGTAGACCAGGTCGGTGGGACGGGCCCTGGGGGTCACCAccgcggaggaagaggaggaggaggagagggaggaggaggaggaggaggaggaggtagatgaggaggatgaggaggacgcagtgttggagttggagttggaggggGAGGATTGGGACGCGGAGAAGGAGGCTCCAGCAATGTTGGAGGAGCCCAGGGAGGAGAtgtaggatgaggaggaggagtaagaagaggaggagtacagggaggaggaggaggaggaggaggagtacttCCGGGAGGGGGGCCCGCCGGCGAGCTCCACCTCGGCGGTAGCGGCGTTGGTGAGGCTGAGCACGCGCACGGCCGTGTCGTAGCGGTACTTGAGCAGGCGACCCGTGTCGTGGAAGGGGGACAGCTGCTTCCAGCAGGTGCGCACCGCGCAGGAGCCCGACACGCCGTGGCACTTGCAGGTGGTCTTCAGGCCGCTCTTCACCGCCTGCACCAACAACGGAGGAgggaaggtcaaaggtcaaggtcagggTCAAAGGGTAAACTTTAGGGTCACCGATGTGATGCCCAGCGAGCACCAGGTAGCACTTCTAGTTGTAAGTTGCCCGCAAGGGATGGTTAGAAATAATGACTACCACAGTGCTTTCATTATAATTTCCtcattttgttgtttttcagACAAAGGTCAGGGTTCAGGGGTCAAAGTGCAAACCAATAAATGCATAAAGTGGACACTTCAAGAAGAGAAATACAATCAGTAGAAATGTATTATTTCAGGAAGTTAAGAAAGAAAAGTGAGTATATGAGAAAAAAATGAGGGATTGATAATCAGGAAAGGGGGAATGAAAGGTATGGAGAAGGGcaaaaagaacgagagagaagaaaggataaatgg encodes:
- the wnt9b gene encoding protein Wnt-9b; protein product: MCTGLRRTACLLRLTAICVLLSHTAAYFGLTGREPLVFLPGPFSNESPSGKAHLKQCEQLSLTRRQKRLCRREPGLAETLRESVRLSLMECRYQFRNERWNCSMDGRGSLLKRSFKETAFLLAVSSAALSHALAKACSSGRMERCTCDDSPGLQHREAWQWGVCGDNLKYSTKFLKKFLGQKRVNKDLRAHIDFHNINVGVRAVKSGLKTTCKCHGVSGSCAVRTCWKQLSPFHDTGRLLKYRYDTAVRVLSLTNAATAEVELAGGPPSRKYSSSSSSSSLYSSSSYSSSSSYISSLGSSNIAGASFSASQSSPSNSNSNTASSSSSSSTSSSSSSSSLSSSSSSSAVVTPRARPTDLVYLEESPSFCRPSRYSPGTAGRPCAKDTSCSSLCCGRGYNTALRLTTLSCHCQVRWCCHVECQTCLREEEVYTCKKH